From a region of the Chloroflexota bacterium genome:
- a CDS encoding amino acid adenylation domain-containing protein: protein MQQHEVEHFRLSPQQTHTWLVQPQSQQPLGTWLVVELTTPLRYERWQAGLNVVIERHEALRTRFEQIAGLKLPAQVLHNQAVVLHQQQIAESHQIAELAAPADAGLMQITLFEHGQQQWLGLWLAALVGDATSARLLLEELTQAALAPHELSASDELTQYIDAAEWQNGLLQAPENAAERAFWQAQAIKQAPHDLRGFARLARTQPTRIKINLPASRSIAINAWCTQHNIELASTVLSLWRWLLSRSNYNQTPALALACDGRSYAELANAQGLFERYLPLVPTEIAAEQPIVEAIATLAQQLAELAQFQEYFSWQQLALDQPLALAFAHYRWEPAAHYQLEHLTSHTDLFRCKLSLIEQAASWQLTLDYDTTSLRSEVAEALAESLITMLAWLGQQYNPSFEQLPIIGIKTQTLLTKQVNATDRPFAATPIHDLIDQQTLHNPQAIAVQFGAAQLNYAELTQQANQLAQQLIQHGIQPEQRVGLYLERSPLMVVALLACLKAGAAYVPLEPEYPAERIQYILADAAIQLVLSQTSLMPSLPCSVAQLAVDQLQFDQASAAPRLNYQPAQLAYLLYTSGSTGQPKGVMVSHAGLSNYVQWAIAAYDLAAGTGSLVHSPLAFDLTVTSLLVPLCAGQTVGLLPSNAGVETLAQALRASTDLSLLKLTPAHLAVLNQLIPSAELAQRSRALVIGGEALDATTLAPWRTHALETRLFNEYGPTETVVGCAIYQTQTTDPAAGAVSIGLPIANMRVYVLDDRWQPVPFGVVGELYIGGVGVARGYNQRPDLTAAQFVPDNLSGIAGARLYRTGDLACWAWDGTLEYLGRRDTQIKLRGYRIELGEIEAVLQRLPAVASALVLVRGTGDDQRLVAYLQATPDADPTQLSEQAVLKYAQQFLPQYMLPSNVVLVEQWPLTANGKVDRAALPEPTAVSNYVAPTTPEEEILAAIWEQVLEHPMIGIDDNFFALGGNSIRSIQVVAQAKQRGLNLSVEMLFNQPTIRSLVQTMVCSTETQIIEYTPFSLINPADRALLPNTIVDAFPIAKLQGGMIFHNQFNPEQALYHDIFSYRMRVVLDLALLQLVVDDLVARHPALRTSFDLTSASEPLQVVHAQGANLLNIIDLRNQPVDQHDQLIEAWIAAEKQRGFEPSSLPLLRFQVHVRADDELQFSLSFHHAVIDGWSDAIMLTELFSDYARRLQGQPSSLVAPQIGYHEFVRLEQAAIQNPTTKQFWADHLAQASPMRLPRWPNAPRSNTSQSQPVAISAELSQALKTLSRSLAVPIKDVLLAAHLRVISILTGQFDVVTSMVSSGRPETLDGERVLGLFINSIPLRMQLNQLSWRELILQTFAAERASLEHRRYPTAELQRHNGGLAWSESLFYFTHYHIFQALQNISELELLDVLPYEVSSFPLVANFRIDPFTNDINLSLTCDGRILANAQIEAIAGYYQACLTAMVADPTADYRAMPLLSDAEQRQLLGFNRTEVAQSPRDLVSWLAEVAQQQPTAQAIRASDGALSYAELEQRATALAGYLQTQGIGSETRVGISLEHSTSLIVAMLAVLKTGAAYVPLDPNYPRERLELMASDAELKLLMCQQPEIWQNLPTSTACLGLADLDSAQAPFVPVTIHPAQAAYLIYTSGSTGRPKGVVVSHANLLSSTFARTLAYREPLTSFLLLSSYAFDSSIAGIFWTLSQAGRLVLPDQAQRHDVLALASMIEHHQISHTLAIPSLYAVLLQQAELSQLTSLLVVVVAGEACTTSLVNRHYQQLPTCALYNEYGPTEATVWASVAKLVPQQPISIGGPIATIQAYVVDPSLQSVPIGVAGELLIAGAGISRGYWQQPALTAERFMPDPWAEQPGQRLYRTGDLARWLPDGQLEFLGRIDQQVKIRGFRIELEEIAQLLRQHPALREAVVTAQPDQHGQLRLVAYIEPRN from the coding sequence ATGCAGCAACATGAAGTTGAGCATTTTCGGCTATCGCCGCAACAAACCCATACATGGTTGGTTCAACCACAAAGCCAGCAACCCTTGGGCACATGGCTGGTGGTTGAGTTAACCACTCCGCTTCGTTATGAACGTTGGCAAGCTGGCTTGAATGTTGTGATCGAGCGCCATGAGGCGCTGCGTACCCGTTTCGAGCAGATCGCTGGGCTAAAACTGCCAGCCCAAGTGCTGCACAATCAAGCAGTAGTTTTGCATCAGCAGCAAATAGCCGAATCGCATCAGATTGCTGAGCTTGCTGCGCCAGCTGATGCTGGTTTGATGCAGATTACGTTATTTGAGCATGGCCAACAGCAATGGCTTGGGTTGTGGCTAGCAGCCTTGGTCGGCGATGCAACCAGTGCTCGATTGCTGCTTGAAGAATTGACCCAAGCCGCGTTGGCTCCGCACGAATTGAGTGCAAGCGATGAGCTGACGCAGTATATTGACGCTGCTGAATGGCAAAATGGCTTGCTCCAAGCCCCTGAAAACGCTGCTGAACGGGCATTTTGGCAAGCGCAAGCGATCAAGCAAGCGCCGCATGATCTGCGTGGCTTTGCACGATTAGCCCGAACCCAGCCCACTCGGATCAAGATTAACCTTCCTGCAAGCAGGAGTATCGCGATTAATGCTTGGTGTACTCAACATAATATTGAATTGGCAAGTACAGTGCTCAGCCTCTGGCGTTGGTTGCTTAGCCGCAGTAACTATAATCAAACGCCAGCATTGGCACTGGCCTGCGATGGCCGTTCGTATGCAGAGTTGGCCAATGCCCAAGGCTTGTTTGAGCGCTATCTGCCACTTGTTCCAACCGAAATTGCTGCCGAACAGCCAATTGTCGAGGCTATAGCCACTCTAGCCCAGCAACTGGCTGAGTTAGCGCAATTCCAAGAATATTTTAGTTGGCAGCAGCTTGCGTTGGATCAGCCTTTGGCGCTGGCATTTGCTCATTATCGTTGGGAACCAGCGGCGCACTATCAGCTTGAACACCTGACCAGCCATACCGATCTGTTTCGCTGTAAATTAAGCCTGATCGAGCAAGCTGCAAGCTGGCAATTGACCTTAGATTACGATACAACCAGCCTGCGCTCCGAGGTTGCCGAGGCCTTGGCTGAGAGCTTAATCACAATGCTGGCTTGGCTTGGGCAACAATATAACCCAAGCTTTGAGCAGCTGCCAATCATTGGGATCAAGACCCAAACCTTGTTGACTAAGCAGGTCAATGCAACCGATCGGCCATTTGCTGCTACACCAATTCACGATCTGATTGATCAGCAAACGTTGCATAACCCGCAAGCAATTGCTGTGCAATTTGGTGCAGCGCAACTGAATTATGCCGAGCTAACTCAACAAGCCAATCAGTTGGCCCAACAATTAATTCAGCACGGTATTCAGCCCGAGCAGCGAGTTGGCTTGTATCTTGAGCGTTCGCCGCTGATGGTCGTGGCCTTGTTGGCTTGTCTCAAGGCTGGCGCGGCCTATGTGCCTTTGGAGCCAGAGTATCCCGCCGAGCGGATTCAGTATATTCTTGCTGATGCGGCGATTCAGTTGGTGTTGAGCCAAACCAGCCTCATGCCTAGTTTGCCGTGTAGCGTTGCCCAATTGGCGGTCGATCAGCTGCAATTTGATCAAGCGAGTGCCGCGCCACGTTTGAACTATCAGCCTGCGCAATTGGCCTATCTGTTGTATACCTCTGGCTCGACAGGTCAGCCCAAGGGTGTGATGGTCAGTCACGCTGGATTGAGTAACTATGTGCAATGGGCGATCGCAGCCTACGATTTGGCGGCTGGCACGGGTTCGTTGGTGCATTCGCCATTAGCCTTCGATTTGACTGTGACCAGTTTGCTTGTGCCCTTGTGTGCTGGCCAAACCGTGGGTTTATTGCCCAGCAATGCTGGGGTTGAAACGCTAGCCCAAGCGTTGCGAGCCAGCACTGATCTGAGTTTGCTCAAACTGACACCAGCACATTTGGCGGTGCTGAATCAATTGATCCCTAGTGCTGAATTGGCTCAACGCAGTAGGGCTTTGGTGATCGGTGGCGAGGCGCTTGATGCAACGACATTGGCTCCATGGCGTACCCACGCTCTTGAAACCCGCTTGTTCAACGAATATGGCCCAACTGAAACAGTGGTTGGCTGTGCGATCTACCAAACCCAAACCACTGATCCGGCTGCTGGCGCGGTTTCGATTGGCTTGCCAATTGCCAATATGCGCGTCTATGTGCTTGATGATCGCTGGCAACCTGTGCCATTTGGGGTTGTCGGTGAGCTGTATATTGGCGGGGTTGGAGTTGCCCGCGGGTATAATCAGCGCCCTGATCTGACCGCTGCCCAGTTTGTACCTGATAATCTGAGCGGAATCGCTGGCGCACGACTGTATCGGACTGGCGATTTGGCATGCTGGGCTTGGGATGGAACGCTTGAATATTTGGGGCGGCGTGATACTCAAATCAAATTACGCGGCTATCGAATTGAGCTAGGCGAGATTGAGGCGGTGTTGCAACGCTTGCCAGCGGTTGCTTCAGCGTTAGTGTTGGTGCGTGGCACAGGCGACGATCAACGCTTGGTCGCCTATCTTCAAGCCACACCAGATGCTGACCCCACGCAATTGAGTGAACAAGCGGTGTTGAAATATGCCCAACAATTCCTGCCACAGTACATGCTGCCAAGCAACGTCGTGTTGGTTGAGCAATGGCCGTTGACCGCGAATGGCAAAGTAGATCGGGCGGCCTTGCCCGAACCAACCGCTGTGAGCAATTATGTTGCCCCAACGACTCCTGAAGAAGAAATTTTGGCGGCAATTTGGGAACAGGTGCTTGAGCACCCAATGATTGGGATTGATGATAATTTCTTCGCATTAGGCGGCAATTCAATTCGTAGTATTCAAGTGGTGGCCCAAGCCAAACAGCGCGGCTTAAACCTGAGCGTTGAAATGTTATTCAATCAGCCGACGATTCGTAGTTTGGTTCAAACTATGGTCTGCTCTACAGAAACTCAAATAATCGAATACACACCCTTCAGTTTGATTAACCCTGCTGATCGCGCTTTACTCCCAAATACGATTGTTGATGCCTTCCCGATTGCCAAGTTGCAGGGTGGCATGATTTTCCACAACCAATTCAACCCTGAACAAGCGCTGTACCACGATATTTTTAGCTATCGGATGCGGGTCGTGCTCGATTTGGCGTTGTTGCAATTGGTTGTCGATGATTTGGTGGCGCGGCATCCAGCGCTACGCACGAGTTTTGATCTGACCAGTGCCAGCGAGCCATTGCAAGTGGTGCATGCCCAAGGTGCAAACCTGCTGAATATTATTGATCTCCGCAACCAGCCTGTTGATCAGCACGATCAATTGATTGAAGCCTGGATCGCCGCCGAAAAGCAGCGCGGTTTTGAGCCAAGCAGCCTACCGTTGTTGCGGTTCCAAGTGCATGTGCGGGCTGATGATGAGTTGCAATTTTCGTTGAGTTTCCACCATGCGGTGATCGATGGCTGGAGCGATGCGATAATGCTGACTGAGCTGTTTAGCGATTATGCACGGCGCTTGCAAGGGCAACCTAGTAGCCTCGTTGCGCCTCAAATTGGCTATCACGAATTTGTACGACTGGAACAAGCAGCAATTCAGAATCCTACGACCAAGCAATTTTGGGCTGACCATTTGGCCCAAGCCAGCCCGATGCGCTTGCCGCGTTGGCCCAATGCGCCGCGTTCAAACACCAGCCAATCACAACCAGTTGCAATTAGTGCTGAGCTTTCGCAAGCGCTTAAAACCTTATCGCGTAGCCTTGCTGTCCCGATTAAAGATGTACTGTTGGCTGCGCATTTACGGGTAATTAGTATCCTGACTGGGCAGTTCGATGTAGTAACGAGTATGGTTTCGAGTGGCCGACCTGAAACGCTCGATGGTGAACGGGTTTTGGGTTTGTTCATCAATAGTATTCCGCTGCGCATGCAGCTGAATCAGCTAAGTTGGCGTGAGCTTATTTTACAAACCTTTGCCGCCGAACGGGCTAGTTTGGAGCATCGGCGCTATCCAACTGCCGAGTTGCAACGCCACAATGGCGGTTTGGCTTGGTCGGAAAGTTTATTCTACTTCACCCACTACCATATCTTCCAAGCGTTGCAAAACATCAGCGAGCTGGAGTTGCTTGATGTACTGCCCTACGAAGTTTCGAGTTTTCCATTGGTAGCCAATTTTCGCATCGATCCCTTTACCAACGACATTAACTTGAGTTTGACCTGTGATGGGCGAATTTTGGCCAATGCCCAAATTGAAGCGATTGCAGGTTATTACCAAGCCTGTCTGACCGCGATGGTTGCCGACCCTACGGCGGATTATCGCGCTATGCCATTGTTGAGTGATGCTGAGCAACGCCAATTGCTTGGATTTAATCGCACTGAAGTTGCGCAATCGCCGCGTGATCTTGTGAGTTGGCTGGCCGAAGTGGCTCAACAGCAGCCGACTGCCCAAGCCATCCGAGCCAGCGATGGGGCGTTGAGCTATGCTGAGCTTGAGCAACGCGCAACGGCTTTGGCGGGCTATTTACAAACGCAGGGGATTGGCTCAGAAACCCGGGTTGGTATCAGTCTTGAGCATTCAACCAGCTTGATTGTGGCGATGTTGGCGGTGCTCAAAACTGGGGCTGCCTATGTGCCACTTGACCCCAACTACCCGCGTGAGCGGCTTGAATTGATGGCGAGCGATGCTGAACTGAAGCTCTTAATGTGTCAACAGCCGGAAATTTGGCAAAACCTGCCTACAAGCACTGCCTGTTTAGGCCTTGCTGATTTAGATTCTGCGCAAGCACCATTTGTGCCAGTCACGATTCATCCGGCGCAGGCCGCCTATCTGATCTATACCTCTGGCTCGACAGGCCGCCCGAAGGGTGTGGTGGTCAGCCATGCCAATCTGCTTAGCTCGACGTTTGCCCGAACGCTTGCCTATCGCGAGCCGCTGACGAGCTTTTTATTGCTCTCATCGTATGCCTTCGATAGCTCAATCGCTGGAATTTTCTGGACACTGAGCCAAGCTGGCCGTTTGGTACTGCCCGATCAAGCGCAGCGCCACGATGTTCTAGCGCTAGCCAGCATGATCGAACACCATCAGATTAGCCATACCTTGGCGATTCCGTCGTTGTACGCAGTATTGTTGCAACAAGCCGAATTAAGCCAATTAACTAGCTTGCTCGTGGTCGTGGTCGCGGGCGAGGCCTGTACCACCAGCTTGGTCAATCGCCATTATCAGCAATTGCCAACGTGTGCCCTATACAACGAATATGGCCCAACCGAGGCGACGGTTTGGGCAAGCGTTGCCAAGCTAGTACCGCAACAACCAATCTCAATTGGTGGCCCGATTGCTACGATCCAAGCCTATGTAGTTGATCCAAGCTTGCAGTCTGTGCCAATTGGAGTTGCTGGCGAATTGTTGATTGCTGGTGCGGGTATCAGTCGCGGCTATTGGCAACAGCCAGCGCTGACCGCCGAGCGGTTTATGCCCGACCCGTGGGCCGAACAGCCAGGCCAGCGCTTGTATCGAACTGGCGATTTAGCCCGTTGGTTGCCCGATGGTCAGCTTGAATTCTTAGGTCGCATCGATCAACAGGTCAAAATTCGCGGTTTTCGGATTGAGCTTGAAGAAATTGCCCAACTGCTGCGCCAACACCCCGCCTTACGCGAGGCTGTGGTTACCGCCCAGCCCGATCAGCATGGTCAATTACGCTTGGTGGCCTATATCGAGCCACGCAATTAA
- a CDS encoding condensation domain-containing protein has protein sequence MDALQQRLAQLSPEKRALLEQLRLQRQAATAISPRDPAQIVPLSLAQQRLWLVEQMRPGLATYIMPCVLMINGVLDRAALAASLSWLLQRHEVLRTSIQLGNQGAYQQIHEPWQVELELVEVDQTQLETQLRQYARQPFDLQHAPLWRATLWRCAPEQHVLGLMLHHIIADGWSLGVLMHDLALAYAHFATGAALNLAPLAIHYGDYACWQAQQPATLTQSSRDFWLNLLQNTPIISVPTDYPRPAVQSFQGVQIAWRLPRELVEQLKQLSQSQSATLFMSLLTAFYWLLHWLSEQTDLVVGTDVAGRQQPETHQLIGFFINQLVLRQQVQPHQSFQASLQQTRQLTLAAFEHQHVPFDQVVEWLNVAHDSSRTPLFQVKFVLQNTPLPNLQLAGVQLERMDLDPHTAKFDLLINLWEEHAGLAGTLDYNTDIFAAQRMQQLLERYQLLLALIVLEPTITLAAAVQRCQSHERELQQQRLEQRKAANRSKLILNRRRSSTEPTQ, from the coding sequence ATGGATGCTCTCCAGCAACGCTTGGCGCAGCTTTCGCCCGAAAAACGCGCCTTACTCGAACAATTACGCTTGCAACGCCAAGCAGCGACGGCGATTAGTCCGCGTGATCCTGCGCAGATTGTGCCGTTATCGTTGGCGCAGCAACGGCTTTGGCTAGTTGAGCAAATGCGGCCAGGCCTGGCCACCTACATCATGCCCTGTGTGCTGATGATCAACGGTGTGTTGGATCGTGCTGCTTTGGCGGCCAGCCTGAGTTGGTTGCTGCAACGTCATGAAGTGCTGCGCACCAGCATTCAGCTTGGCAACCAAGGTGCATATCAACAGATTCACGAGCCTTGGCAGGTAGAACTGGAGCTGGTTGAGGTTGATCAAACCCAGCTTGAAACTCAGTTACGCCAGTATGCCCGACAACCATTCGATTTGCAGCACGCTCCGTTATGGCGTGCCACGTTGTGGCGCTGTGCTCCAGAGCAGCACGTTTTGGGGTTGATGCTGCATCACATTATTGCTGATGGCTGGTCGTTGGGCGTGTTGATGCACGATTTGGCACTGGCCTATGCGCATTTTGCCACAGGCGCAGCATTAAACCTTGCTCCGCTGGCAATTCACTATGGCGATTATGCCTGTTGGCAAGCCCAACAACCAGCAACGCTGACCCAAAGCAGCCGTGATTTTTGGCTAAATCTCTTGCAGAATACTCCAATCATTAGTGTGCCAACCGACTATCCCCGACCTGCTGTTCAATCGTTTCAGGGGGTACAAATCGCTTGGCGCTTACCGAGGGAGTTGGTCGAACAACTCAAGCAACTTAGTCAAAGCCAGAGCGCAACCTTATTTATGAGCTTGCTGACGGCGTTTTATTGGCTTTTGCACTGGTTGAGCGAGCAAACTGATTTAGTGGTTGGCACTGATGTTGCCGGGCGACAACAGCCTGAAACCCATCAATTGATCGGCTTTTTCATTAATCAATTGGTGCTGCGTCAACAAGTTCAGCCGCATCAGTCGTTCCAAGCCAGCCTACAACAAACCCGCCAGCTCACATTAGCGGCTTTTGAACACCAACATGTGCCATTTGATCAAGTTGTCGAATGGTTGAACGTTGCCCACGATTCCAGCCGCACGCCGTTGTTTCAGGTGAAATTTGTGTTGCAAAACACGCCCTTGCCCAACTTGCAACTAGCAGGGGTGCAGCTTGAACGCATGGATCTTGATCCGCACACTGCCAAATTTGATTTGCTGATCAATCTTTGGGAAGAGCATGCAGGCTTAGCCGGAACCCTTGATTACAACACCGATATTTTCGCAGCACAGCGCATGCAGCAATTACTTGAGCGCTATCAGCTGCTACTTGCGTTGATAGTGCTTGAACCGACGATCACGCTTGCGGCTGCGGTGCAGCGTTGCCAAAGCCACGAGCGCGAGCTTCAACAGCAACGGCTTGAGCAACGCAAGGCGGCAAATCGTTCCAAATTAATCCTGAATCGGCGACGGTCGAGTACCGAGCCAACCCAATAG